The genomic interval GTCTTTGCTCCAGACTCAAACCTCTCGACCGCCCGCCGTGGGTCAGGGGGGAGACGTGAGGCCGCAGTGTGCGGGCCCTCAGCAGGGTGAGGAGGTGACCTGCTCGTACTCAGGGCACTTGAGCAGGGCCGGGTAGCTAGCGCTCATCGGGAGCGAAGCTTCGCTGGACAGGTCAGAGGGGCTGCGTCCACGCGCCCACGCCTCCGGGTGCAGGAACTGGCCCGAGTGGTCAGAGCAGTCGCTCAGTCGTGGCCGGTAGAAGCTTGGGTGCGGGCGGTACAGCTCCTCAGCCGCGTAACGCTTCATGAAGAGGTAGACGGACATCACGCCTGCACTCtggtggacacagacacagagacaggtgacaggtgagagaaacagacagagagagcgagacagagagagagaccagcatGAGAACTACAGGCACAGTGCGGCGCAGGCGTAAGACTCACCTCAGTGAGGAGAAAGGAGATGGCAGCGAAGGCAAACGACCAGCCGTACTTGTAGCTGATGAAGGACTCACTGCTCTTGGTGCTGCTCATCATCTCATCATTTATACTGGAGATGTACAGGACCAGACCCACCACCAGCGACaggcctgcagagagagagagagagagagagagagggaaaaagaagtAAAGAACCGGAGAACAAATTATGGAGAGAAacacaggaagagaaagagagaaagagataacaggagagagaatgatgatAAAGACaccaggagacagagagagagaggaaggaggagggagatagagagagaaagagagagcaagtagATAGATACCTGAGAGGATGAAGAATATTCCAGAGACGAAGGCCAGAATGGTGCGATGTGGCCTGATATGACCCACGTTGTTGAGCACAAAGCCGATGAACATGAAGAACAGGCTGACCAGGGGGAAGGGTGTGGCTGAACGGATCATCTCTGAACAGGGACAAACCCAAAATAGAAATGCTCATTACTGACAGTCACCAATGAGGTCAGACACAAGAGCCTACCTTGCTTCTAACCTAGCACAGAGATTCTGCTCTGAGGTATATATTTcgaacaatttaaaaaaaaaaaattaaaaacatcATTTGTAGAGAGACTGCATTCTGAAGAAACACATATTCAGTAATATATGTACTCTATTTatttataggctacagtatattGTTAATATTTTTGCAAAAGCACCTTATCGAAGTACCTTAGAAAAATACCTTATCAATATTTCCACTAATTTCTATAATATTCCTGATGAGTTCtctgaaatgtgtttgtgtgtgtctgagtcacCAGAAGAGGGCAGCAGAAAATGGGACTCACTGAGCACACTGACAGTGGACTCACTGGTTAACTGGACATTCATGGGCATGATGTACTCGATGGTGAAGCAGCGTCCCATCTCTTCACCTGAGAGACAGATTGTTGAGAGTCACATTGGTACATGAGAACAGGACAGAAAACACTGGTCAAGTGTGAAAGAGACAAACACAAGGCTGAAGTGACCAAGGAAATGGACACGCTGTACCTTACAGTAATATGAACAGCCATACACAGAAATCCCGAATTAGACACATGGCTTAACAGAAAGTGCAGAACATCTGAACAACACAGCATATAGAATATTTTCATATCATTAAATCTCAAATGATTTGCTTACTTGTGTTCTTGAATACCCAAAAATCTACAAGTTCATGTTAAGTTGATTGGCAGACAGTTACCATCCTGTCTGACtttctgatgtgaatgatatcagtgtgagtatgtgtgtgtgtgtgtgtgtgtgtgtgtgtgacttttttGCAAGAAAATAATGATCCCAATGACCCCAAGTATCAAAAACtgaaaacatacagtacatgctccatttcactagttcacattccgTAATTTTAAACAGATATAATAGCAtaatagaaaagcatgtttggcgaAGTCTCTGGCCAGGGTCCTGAAGTGATTTCGTGCAGGAGTCAACTGTGCAGGCAGGAGTCGTGCAGGATTCCGCCATACACACCAAAAGATGCATAAAAGACAGGACCACGTGAACAAATTCAACGGGAGAGCGCGAGGTGCGCTAATTTCCTCAGATCAGAGACATTTGACCAGATATAAGAGTGATAGGCGTCGGAGGACCACGGGCAGAGAGTTTTGAGAGCTTGACAGACCGTTAGGTGGCTGCACCATAAATTTATGAGTAGAGTAATGGCCTGCTGGGATTCCGACTTGCGTAAGAACAGCGTTGAGCTGCGTTTGAAACCAGAAGCGAGTTCCGCCCCTGATCCACTAGCACGCCATGTGAATTCCCCAAATCGCGACGCTACCCTCCATGAAGACGCTTTGATGGGCGTCCCCTTTTGTAGATGTGTGGTAACGTCAGGGCAAGAGCAGGCAGCCTagtaaacaaccaaacaaaatgtttccctTCACTATTTTGAAATTACCGAGGGAAAGTCATATCTATAAATTAGTTTGCAATTTGGGCGGACATTTCAATCATGAAGTTATCCATATGGAGAGCGGCAAGGCGGGTGCGGAATTCGCTTctcatagaaatgaataggGATACTGCGTCGCGGTGTTCGCATCGCATGCATGCGATGCGAACACCGCGACGCAGTATCcctattcatttctatgagAAGCGAATTCCGCACCCGCCTTGCCGCTCTCCATAGGAAATGAATGGGCTATGTGCGGCGCGGTGGGCTTTGCTGCGATAATGGACACGAGCCGTAAGTGTCAATTATTGCGCGTAGACACTTGCAGACACCTAGCCCTCTCCCCCGTCGCCGCTTGTGGGCGTGTATATAGGCTAAAGTGTATGGTGTAACGTTTTATCTAATTACACAATGCCAGCTAACGTAAGCTACTAAAGTAGAGGTAGCCTACTTAAGACGTAATACTGTTAACATCTTTTATTGAAACACTCACAAATATCACTGACATGTTCCCAGAGCCCAACTTCTTTACTTCTctgtcactccccgatgtgagtcgttacccgatgtgagtcacgcatgctcagattgataggttttacggcataacgccaagggatccgactgaaatctataaaattattcacttttctgtttaaaaaacgttttagctatctgagattgtttgattgctaacgttagcaaacgcCATTCAAGTGACAGCCTTTGTTGTGCTTGATTGCTTACTTAGCCTAGCAGCTACTTGCTTACTTGCCAGCAGTGAACAAACTTCATTATGTAGGTcaatttttattgatattacagaagtctctcgctagcaggctacttcagcctctaatctagaactgacattagagatcatgccgtgaaaatgtgatgccttacgctaaataatgcattactgctgtgtaggctaatgtcattattctgtggctaacagcactggtagtcgcaaacaaagattctagaacggAGCAAGATAGATCAGTTACGTCATAGGCATGAAGTACGCTCTGAGCCTGATAGGGCGCCATTTTAATAAGCTCAGCGCAAAATTTCATATACAGTTCCAATTCTATGAGCCCACCTGAACAGCTGTTTATAACGTtaccagctgtttttttttctttctcggtAATGAACTGCAAGAACTGACAGTGTGAAAGGCCCGATTGATCTTTTTCCAAGTTTACACTGAATAAGGAGAggtaaataggcctattatttagacagaagtagctattgcactggtaaatagatcacataaattcccattgagagactgtatagcctactgataagctagctagcaggcaaactaacttaacgttagttatattatcaccatttttcttttttctacctGTAGGCTATAAGTTAACCCTTTGTTCACAGCCTGCTTAAACACAGCGCATAAGATAGGCTATATCAATCACTAATAAGGTCGAGATTTCACTCAAGCGTCTGATGTTCAtaacttaaataaatgcaaatggtATAGGCTAAACACAACCGTGCTTGACACTATTGTATCGTTTCCATGCAGTAAAAAACTCCCAAATTGTCCTGCTTGCCTATGTAAAATGCATATGACCACAGAAGTTCGTTTTCAaaaatcattagcctatttaCAGGCTGCAGCCAACTTAAAACACGTCCAGGTGAATCTAACCGTTGGACTTAATTTGTGCAATTATATGTTAATAAAACAATTTGCTTAAGTTATAAAATAGCTGTAGTCCTAttatttaggcctactcatctaggcctactgtaaatcctcaaattatggcaggGGTCTTTTCTTTACTTATAGGCTGCGTaagcacatgcctttatttaattaagcattatttactttttattatagGCTGCGCAATTGGtgtaaatattaactttcagtgttttacgatgtctttgtaaattaggcctacgtttaattaaaaagtgtttcttgcgtgcgttcattctctcattccctctccaaaATGTTCCTGTTCTAGGCTGATCAGgtgcatgaacccagcatcggtgtgCGCATCACATGAatcacaattgagacaatagattgaccatcttgtacaactgcaaagccttatcataggcatgttacattcatgacatgaaaaatggaacttatagaacgaaaatgacaaattaggcagtcggctaaacgttttaaacttgcgcaaaactgatgaacccagcatcggtttGTCGCATAAa from Alosa sapidissima isolate fAloSap1 chromosome 3, fAloSap1.pri, whole genome shotgun sequence carries:
- the cacng5b gene encoding voltage-dependent calcium channel gamma-5 subunit isoform X2, with product MSLCGRKALTLLSSVLAVSGLGLLGVAVSTDYWLYLEEGVILPLNQSADIRMSLHSGLWRVCFMAGEEMGRCFTIEYIMPMNVQLTSESTVSVLKMIRSATPFPLVSLFFMFIGFVLNNVGHIRPHRTILAFVSGIFFILSGLSLVVGLVLYISSINDEMMSSTKSSESFISYKYGWSFAFAAISFLLTESAGVMSVYLFMKRYAAEELYRPHPSFYRPRLSDCSDHSGQFLHPEAWARGRSPSDLSSEASLPMSASYPALLKCPEYEQVTSSPC
- the cacng5b gene encoding voltage-dependent calcium channel gamma-5 subunit isoform X1 — translated: MSLCGRKALTLLSSVLAVSGLGLLGVAVSTDYWLYLEEGVILPLNQSADIRMSLHSGLWRVCFMAGEEMGRCFTIEYIMPMNVQLTKMIRSATPFPLVSLFFMFIGFVLNNVGHIRPHRTILAFVSGIFFILSGLSLVVGLVLYISSINDEMMSSTKSSESFISYKYGWSFAFAAISFLLTESAGVMSVYLFMKRYAAEELYRPHPSFYRPRLSDCSDHSGQFLHPEAWARGRSPSDLSSEASLPMSASYPALLKCPEYEQVTSSPC